A section of the Oncorhynchus gorbuscha isolate QuinsamMale2020 ecotype Even-year linkage group LG04, OgorEven_v1.0, whole genome shotgun sequence genome encodes:
- the LOC124033615 gene encoding DENN domain-containing protein 5A-like isoform X1 — protein MTTGFSSNSCRFADYFVICGLDTESGLEPDELSALCQYIEATKFRDGARGLASADEGENFEQSPLRRTFKSKVLAHYPENVEWSPFDQDAVGMLCMPKGLAFRTQADTREPQFHSFIITREDGSRTYGFALTFYEEVTSKQICSAMQTLYHMHNAEQYDILHTPTTPRCPEDQLHLQPHPLNPHPQHTLLPTPSISRLQRFNSYDISRDTLYVSKCICLIAPMAFPQACRKVLQQLHQAVSSPQPPPLPLESYVYNILYEVPLPPAGRSLKFSGVYGPVVCQRPSTAELPLFDFPISQVFELLGVENILQLFTCALLEIQILLYSQHYQRLMTVAESITALMFPFQWQHVYVPILPASLLHFLDAPVPYLMGLHSNGEGDRTKLELPQEANLCFVDIDNHFIELPEDLPLFPNKLEFIQEISEVLLAFGVSPEGNLLHSQGQAKHRGFRSTDMVTDRRNGNLASSPLNSYLLRENETIARLQALVKRTGVSLEKLDVREDASSNKDLKVQCDEEELKMHQLNIQVREVFANRFTQMFADYEVFVIQPSQDKESWFSNRDQMQNFDKASFLSDQPEPYLPFLSRFLETQMFASFIDSKILCHDDEDKEHTLRVFDSRVDKIRMLNVRTPTLRTSMYQTCTNIDEAEKAIEMRVVKIDHTALHPHLLDMKIGQGRYEHGFFPRLQSDVLSTGPVSNKWAKRSAPAQWRRKDRQKQHAEHLYLDNDQREHVECLFPELQLLLFLDYYWLSQSFRPCLKSVTVDVKYIQEARNLGTTIRQPKLSNLSPSVIAQTNWKFVEGLLKECRNKTKRMLVEKMGREAVELGHGEVSITGVEENTLIASLCDLLERIWSHGLQVKQGKSALWSHLLHYQESKEKTDAAPAGLGPPGLIHNIERRKSDAGAALAPLKVSLIRDMRHIQNIGEIKTDVGKARAWVRLSMEKKLLSRHLKKLLSDHELTKKLYKRYAFLRCDDEKEQFLYHLLSFNAVDYFCFTNVFTTIMIPYHVLVIPSKKLGGSMFTANPWVCVSGELAETGVLQVPKHTQEITFECQNLGKLTTVQMGHDNSGLYAKWLVEYVMVRNEITGHAYKFPCGRWLGRGVDDGSLERVLVGELVTPNSENEDRMCRTPPMQQSPGMMRRFVTISPNSKPKLNTSQIQEGVGEAINGIVKHFHKPEKERGSLTLLLCGEYGLVWALEQVFQHGFKSPRLFKNVFIWDFLEKSQVYFESAEQREVTPDENWQTRVRHFCRFMRAINSTSRNIGKDGKFQMLVCLGARDHLLHHWIALLTDCPITVQMYEDTALIKDRSLVNSLIRVLQTLQEFNITLEASLVKGIGI, from the exons CTTTATGCCAGTATATAGAGGCTACTAAATTCAGAGATGGGGCCAGAGGATTGGCGAGTGCAGATGAAG gtGAGAATTTTGAGCAGAGTCCACTACGGAGAACCTTTAAATCCAAAGTTCTAGCGCACTACCCAGAGAATGTAGAGTGGAGTCCCTTTGACCAGGATGCCGTTGGCATG CTGTGTATGCCAAAGGGTCTGGCCTTCCGCACGCAGGCGGACACACGTGAGCCTCAGTTCCACTCCTTCATCATCACTCGGGAGGATGGCTCGCGGACGTACGGCTTTGCCCTCACTTTCTACGAGGAGGTGACCAGCAAGCAGATCTGCAGCGCCATGCAGACCCTGTACCACATGCACAATGCTGAACAATACGACATCCTGCACACCCCCACCACCCCGCGGTGCCCCGAGGACCAGCTCcacctccaaccccaccctctcaacccccacccccaacacacGCTCCTCCCCACGCCCTCCATCTCCCGGCTGCAGCGCTTCAACTCCTACGACATCAGCCGCGACACGCTCTACGTGTCCAAGTGCATCTGCCTCATCGCGCCCATGGCCTTCCCCCAGGCCTGCAGGAAGGTGCTCCAGCAGCTCCACCAGGCCGTCTCCTCCCCCcagcccccacccctccccttggAGAGCTACGTCTACAACATCCTGTACGAGGTGCCCCTGCCTCCCGCCGGGCGCTCCTTGAAGTTCTCGGGGGTGTATGGGCCAGTGGTGTGCCAGAGGCCCAGCACGGCAGAGCTGCCTCTCTTTGACTTCCCTATCAGCCAGGTGTTTGAGCTGCTGGGGGTGGAGAACATCCTCCAGCTGTTTACCTGTGCCCTGTTGGAGATCCAGATCCTGCTCTACTCACAGC ACTACCAGAGGCTGATGACTGTGGCCGAGAGCATCACAGCCTTAATGTTCCCTTTCCAGTGGCAGCATGTCTATGTGCCCATCCTGCCCGCCTCACTGCTGCACTTCCTGGATGCCCCAGTGCCCTACCTGATGGGACTGCACTCCAACGGAGAGGGTGACCGCACCAAACTAGAGCTGCCCCAGGAG GCCAACTTGTGTTTCGTGGACATCGACAACCACTTCATTGAGCTGCCAGAGgacctccctctgttccccaacAAGCTAGAGTTCATCCAGGAGATCTCCGAGGTGCTGTTGGCCTTTGGCGTGTCTCCGGAGGGGAACCTGCTCCACAGCCAGGGCCAGGCCAAACACCGGGGCTTCCGCTCCACTGACATGGTCACAGACAGACGCAACGGCAACCTGGCCAGCTCGCCCCTCAACTCCTACCTGCTGAGGGAGAACGAGACCATCGCTAGACTGCAGGCCCTGGTCAAGAGGACTGGGGTCAGCCTGGAGAAG tTGGATGTGAGGGAGGATGCCAGCAGCAACAAGGACCTGAAGGTGCAGTGTGATGAGGAGGAGCTGAAGATGCACCAGCTCAACATCCAGGTGCGAGAGGTCTTCGCCAACCGCTTCACCCAGATGTTCGCCGACTACGAGGTGTTTGTCATCCAGCCCAGCCAGGACAAGGAGTCCTGGTTCAGCAACAGGGACCAGATGCAGAACTTTGACAAG GCCTCCTTCCTCTCTGACCAGCCTGAGCCCTACCTGCCCTTCCTGTCCCGTTTCCTGGAGACTCAGATGTTCGCCTCCTTCATCGATAGTAAGATCCTTTGCCATGATGATGAGGACAAGGAACACACGTTGAGGGTGTTTGACTCCCGCGTGGACAAAATCCGCATGCTGAACGTGCGCACGCCCACCCTGCGCACCTCCATGTACCAGACCTGCACCAATATCGACGAGGCGG AGAAGGCCATAGAGATGCGGGTGGTTAAGATCGACCACACGGCCCTGCATCCCCACCTGCTGGATATGAAGATTGGCCAGGGTCGCTACGAACACGGCTTCTTCCCCCGGCTGCAGTCTGACGTGCTCTCCACTGGACCCGTCAGCAACAA ATGGGCGAAGAGGAGTGCTCCAGCACAGTGGAGGAGGAAGGACAGACAGAAACAACACGCTGAGCACCTTTACCTGGACAATgaccagagagag CATGTGGAGTGTCTGTTCCCGGAGCTACAGCTCCTGCTGTTTCTAGACTACTACTGGCTCTCGCAGTCCTTCAGGCCCTGTCTAAAGTCTGTGACTGTGGATGTG AAATACATCCAGGAGGCCAGGAACCTGGGCACTACCATCCGGCAGCCCAAGCTGTCCAACCTCTCCCCCTCCGTCATCGCTCAGACCAACTGGAAGTTTGTGGAGGGTCTGCTGAAGGAGTGCAGGAATAAG ACCAAGCGCATGCTGGTTGAGAAGATGGGCAGGGAGGCGGTAGAGCTGGGTCATGGGGAGGTCAGCATTACAGGCGTGGAGGAGAACACACTTATCGCCTCCCTCTGTGACCTGCTGGAGAGGATCTGGAGCCACGGGCTGCAGGTCAAAcag GGTAAATCTGCCTTGTGGTCCCACCTGCTACATTATCAGGAGAGCAAAGAGAAGACGGATGCAGCACCGGCCGGTTTGGGTCCCCCAG GTCTCATCCACAACATAGAGAGACGCAAATCTGACGCTGGCGCTGCCTTGGCCCCTCTCAAGGTATCCCTGATCAGGGACATGAG ACACATCCAGAACATTGGTGAGATCAAGACAGACGTGGGCAAGGCCAGGGCCTGGGTGAGGCTCTCCATGGAGAAGAAGCTGCTGTCCAGGCACCTCAAAAAGCTGCTGTCTGACCATGAACTTACAAA GAAACTATACAAGCGTTATGCTTTTCTGCGCTGTGACGATGAGAAAGAGCAGTTCCTGTaccacctcctctccttcaacgcTGTGGACTACTTCTGTTTCACCAATGTCTTCACAACCATCA TGATCCCATACCATGTTCTGGTGATTCCCAGTAAGAAACTAGGAGGCTCCATGTTCACAGCCAAcccctgggtgtgtgtgtctggggagcTGGCTGAGACAGGGGTGCTCCAGGTCCCCAAGCACACTCAGGAGATCACCTTTGAG tgCCAGAACCTGGGCAAGCTGACCACAGTGCAGATGGGCCATGATAACTCCGGTCTTTATGCCAAGTGGCTTGTGGAGTATGTTATGGTCCGGAATGAGATCACAGGTCATGCTTACAA gttcccGTGTGGCCGGTGGCTGGGGAGGGGGGTGGACGATGGCAGTCTGGAGAGGGTCCTGGTGGGAGAGCTAGTGACACCAAACTCAGAGAATGAGGACAGAATGTGTCGCACGCCCCCCATGCAGCAGTCCCCTGGAATGATGAGAAGGTTCGTCACCATCTCACCAAACAGCAAACCAA AGTTGAACACTAGTCAGATCcaagaaggagtgggagaggccATCAATGGGATAGTGAAGCACTTCCACAAGCCAGAGAAGGAG AGGGGCAGTCTGACCCTTCTGCTGTGTGGggagtatggtctagtctgggcTTTAGAGCAGGTGTTCCAGCATGGCTTCAAATCCCCACGCCTCTTTAAGAATGTCTTCATCTGGGACTTCTTAG AAAAGTCACAAGTGTACTTTGAGAGTGCTGAGCAGAGGGAGGTGACTCCAGATGAGAACTGGCAAACCAGAGTACGCCACTTCTGCCGCTTCATGCGGGCCATCAACAGCACATCTAGGAACATAGGCAAGGATGGGAAGTTCCAGATGCTGGTGTGTCTGGGTGCCAG
- the LOC124033615 gene encoding DENN domain-containing protein 5A-like isoform X3, whose product MTTGFSSNSCRFADYFVICGLDTESGLEPDELSALCQYIEATKFRDGARGLASADEGENFEQSPLRRTFKSKVLAHYPENVEWSPFDQDAVGMLCMPKGLAFRTQADTREPQFHSFIITREDGSRTYGFALTFYEEVTSKQICSAMQTLYHMHNAEQYDILHTPTTPRCPEDQLHLQPHPLNPHPQHTLLPTPSISRLQRFNSYDISRDTLYVSKCICLIAPMAFPQACRKVLQQLHQAVSSPQPPPLPLESYVYNILYEVPLPPAGRSLKFSGVYGPVVCQRPSTAELPLFDFPISQVFELLGVENILQLFTCALLEIQILLYSQHYQRLMTVAESITALMFPFQWQHVYVPILPASLLHFLDAPVPYLMGLHSNGEGDRTKLELPQEANLCFVDIDNHFIELPEDLPLFPNKLEFIQEISEVLLAFGVSPEGNLLHSQGQAKHRGFRSTDMVTDRRNGNLASSPLNSYLLRENETIARLQALVKRTGVSLEKLDVREDASSNKDLKVQCDEEELKMHQLNIQVREVFANRFTQMFADYEVFVIQPSQDKESWFSNRDQMQNFDKASFLSDQPEPYLPFLSRFLETQMFASFIDSKILCHDDEDKEHTLRVFDSRVDKIRMLNVRTPTLRTSMYQTCTNIDEAEKAIEMRVVKIDHTALHPHLLDMKIGQGRYEHGFFPRLQSDVLSTGPVSNKWAKRSAPAQWRRKDRQKQHAEHLYLDNDQREKYIQEARNLGTTIRQPKLSNLSPSVIAQTNWKFVEGLLKECRNKTKRMLVEKMGREAVELGHGEVSITGVEENTLIASLCDLLERIWSHGLQVKQGKSALWSHLLHYQESKEKTDAAPAGLGPPGLIHNIERRKSDAGAALAPLKVSLIRDMRHIQNIGEIKTDVGKARAWVRLSMEKKLLSRHLKKLLSDHELTKKLYKRYAFLRCDDEKEQFLYHLLSFNAVDYFCFTNVFTTIMIPYHVLVIPSKKLGGSMFTANPWVCVSGELAETGVLQVPKHTQEITFECQNLGKLTTVQMGHDNSGLYAKWLVEYVMVRNEITGHAYKFPCGRWLGRGVDDGSLERVLVGELVTPNSENEDRMCRTPPMQQSPGMMRRFVTISPNSKPKLNTSQIQEGVGEAINGIVKHFHKPEKERGSLTLLLCGEYGLVWALEQVFQHGFKSPRLFKNVFIWDFLEKSQVYFESAEQREVTPDENWQTRVRHFCRFMRAINSTSRNIGKDGKFQMLVCLGARDHLLHHWIALLTDCPITVQMYEDTALIKDRSLVNSLIRVLQTLQEFNITLEASLVKGIGI is encoded by the exons CTTTATGCCAGTATATAGAGGCTACTAAATTCAGAGATGGGGCCAGAGGATTGGCGAGTGCAGATGAAG gtGAGAATTTTGAGCAGAGTCCACTACGGAGAACCTTTAAATCCAAAGTTCTAGCGCACTACCCAGAGAATGTAGAGTGGAGTCCCTTTGACCAGGATGCCGTTGGCATG CTGTGTATGCCAAAGGGTCTGGCCTTCCGCACGCAGGCGGACACACGTGAGCCTCAGTTCCACTCCTTCATCATCACTCGGGAGGATGGCTCGCGGACGTACGGCTTTGCCCTCACTTTCTACGAGGAGGTGACCAGCAAGCAGATCTGCAGCGCCATGCAGACCCTGTACCACATGCACAATGCTGAACAATACGACATCCTGCACACCCCCACCACCCCGCGGTGCCCCGAGGACCAGCTCcacctccaaccccaccctctcaacccccacccccaacacacGCTCCTCCCCACGCCCTCCATCTCCCGGCTGCAGCGCTTCAACTCCTACGACATCAGCCGCGACACGCTCTACGTGTCCAAGTGCATCTGCCTCATCGCGCCCATGGCCTTCCCCCAGGCCTGCAGGAAGGTGCTCCAGCAGCTCCACCAGGCCGTCTCCTCCCCCcagcccccacccctccccttggAGAGCTACGTCTACAACATCCTGTACGAGGTGCCCCTGCCTCCCGCCGGGCGCTCCTTGAAGTTCTCGGGGGTGTATGGGCCAGTGGTGTGCCAGAGGCCCAGCACGGCAGAGCTGCCTCTCTTTGACTTCCCTATCAGCCAGGTGTTTGAGCTGCTGGGGGTGGAGAACATCCTCCAGCTGTTTACCTGTGCCCTGTTGGAGATCCAGATCCTGCTCTACTCACAGC ACTACCAGAGGCTGATGACTGTGGCCGAGAGCATCACAGCCTTAATGTTCCCTTTCCAGTGGCAGCATGTCTATGTGCCCATCCTGCCCGCCTCACTGCTGCACTTCCTGGATGCCCCAGTGCCCTACCTGATGGGACTGCACTCCAACGGAGAGGGTGACCGCACCAAACTAGAGCTGCCCCAGGAG GCCAACTTGTGTTTCGTGGACATCGACAACCACTTCATTGAGCTGCCAGAGgacctccctctgttccccaacAAGCTAGAGTTCATCCAGGAGATCTCCGAGGTGCTGTTGGCCTTTGGCGTGTCTCCGGAGGGGAACCTGCTCCACAGCCAGGGCCAGGCCAAACACCGGGGCTTCCGCTCCACTGACATGGTCACAGACAGACGCAACGGCAACCTGGCCAGCTCGCCCCTCAACTCCTACCTGCTGAGGGAGAACGAGACCATCGCTAGACTGCAGGCCCTGGTCAAGAGGACTGGGGTCAGCCTGGAGAAG tTGGATGTGAGGGAGGATGCCAGCAGCAACAAGGACCTGAAGGTGCAGTGTGATGAGGAGGAGCTGAAGATGCACCAGCTCAACATCCAGGTGCGAGAGGTCTTCGCCAACCGCTTCACCCAGATGTTCGCCGACTACGAGGTGTTTGTCATCCAGCCCAGCCAGGACAAGGAGTCCTGGTTCAGCAACAGGGACCAGATGCAGAACTTTGACAAG GCCTCCTTCCTCTCTGACCAGCCTGAGCCCTACCTGCCCTTCCTGTCCCGTTTCCTGGAGACTCAGATGTTCGCCTCCTTCATCGATAGTAAGATCCTTTGCCATGATGATGAGGACAAGGAACACACGTTGAGGGTGTTTGACTCCCGCGTGGACAAAATCCGCATGCTGAACGTGCGCACGCCCACCCTGCGCACCTCCATGTACCAGACCTGCACCAATATCGACGAGGCGG AGAAGGCCATAGAGATGCGGGTGGTTAAGATCGACCACACGGCCCTGCATCCCCACCTGCTGGATATGAAGATTGGCCAGGGTCGCTACGAACACGGCTTCTTCCCCCGGCTGCAGTCTGACGTGCTCTCCACTGGACCCGTCAGCAACAA ATGGGCGAAGAGGAGTGCTCCAGCACAGTGGAGGAGGAAGGACAGACAGAAACAACACGCTGAGCACCTTTACCTGGACAATgaccagagagag AAATACATCCAGGAGGCCAGGAACCTGGGCACTACCATCCGGCAGCCCAAGCTGTCCAACCTCTCCCCCTCCGTCATCGCTCAGACCAACTGGAAGTTTGTGGAGGGTCTGCTGAAGGAGTGCAGGAATAAG ACCAAGCGCATGCTGGTTGAGAAGATGGGCAGGGAGGCGGTAGAGCTGGGTCATGGGGAGGTCAGCATTACAGGCGTGGAGGAGAACACACTTATCGCCTCCCTCTGTGACCTGCTGGAGAGGATCTGGAGCCACGGGCTGCAGGTCAAAcag GGTAAATCTGCCTTGTGGTCCCACCTGCTACATTATCAGGAGAGCAAAGAGAAGACGGATGCAGCACCGGCCGGTTTGGGTCCCCCAG GTCTCATCCACAACATAGAGAGACGCAAATCTGACGCTGGCGCTGCCTTGGCCCCTCTCAAGGTATCCCTGATCAGGGACATGAG ACACATCCAGAACATTGGTGAGATCAAGACAGACGTGGGCAAGGCCAGGGCCTGGGTGAGGCTCTCCATGGAGAAGAAGCTGCTGTCCAGGCACCTCAAAAAGCTGCTGTCTGACCATGAACTTACAAA GAAACTATACAAGCGTTATGCTTTTCTGCGCTGTGACGATGAGAAAGAGCAGTTCCTGTaccacctcctctccttcaacgcTGTGGACTACTTCTGTTTCACCAATGTCTTCACAACCATCA TGATCCCATACCATGTTCTGGTGATTCCCAGTAAGAAACTAGGAGGCTCCATGTTCACAGCCAAcccctgggtgtgtgtgtctggggagcTGGCTGAGACAGGGGTGCTCCAGGTCCCCAAGCACACTCAGGAGATCACCTTTGAG tgCCAGAACCTGGGCAAGCTGACCACAGTGCAGATGGGCCATGATAACTCCGGTCTTTATGCCAAGTGGCTTGTGGAGTATGTTATGGTCCGGAATGAGATCACAGGTCATGCTTACAA gttcccGTGTGGCCGGTGGCTGGGGAGGGGGGTGGACGATGGCAGTCTGGAGAGGGTCCTGGTGGGAGAGCTAGTGACACCAAACTCAGAGAATGAGGACAGAATGTGTCGCACGCCCCCCATGCAGCAGTCCCCTGGAATGATGAGAAGGTTCGTCACCATCTCACCAAACAGCAAACCAA AGTTGAACACTAGTCAGATCcaagaaggagtgggagaggccATCAATGGGATAGTGAAGCACTTCCACAAGCCAGAGAAGGAG AGGGGCAGTCTGACCCTTCTGCTGTGTGGggagtatggtctagtctgggcTTTAGAGCAGGTGTTCCAGCATGGCTTCAAATCCCCACGCCTCTTTAAGAATGTCTTCATCTGGGACTTCTTAG AAAAGTCACAAGTGTACTTTGAGAGTGCTGAGCAGAGGGAGGTGACTCCAGATGAGAACTGGCAAACCAGAGTACGCCACTTCTGCCGCTTCATGCGGGCCATCAACAGCACATCTAGGAACATAGGCAAGGATGGGAAGTTCCAGATGCTGGTGTGTCTGGGTGCCAG